A genomic stretch from Flavobacterium humidisoli includes:
- the fdhD gene encoding formate dehydrogenase accessory sulfurtransferase FdhD — MEINYTELVSIKHVSVQRIENNGTASFLDTLSVEEPLEIRLSYGSNSERILKNISVTMRTPGNDIDLAIGFLFTEGIITSFEDIQDASAIKMNCLSQKQNIVQVDLKEGFTPNLMQTDRNFYTTSSCGVCGKSSIQSIKTVSPFGNLIRPKIQINATVFYQLPEKLRIAQSDFESTGGLHASGLFNIQGDLILLTEDVGRHNALDKLIGRSLVNQSLPLNEHILLLSGRASFELIQKAAMAGISIIASIGAPSSLAVELAAEFNITLLGFLKENRLNIYNSSEQTVIVTQ, encoded by the coding sequence ATGGAAATAAATTATACGGAATTAGTTTCCATCAAACACGTAAGTGTCCAAAGAATAGAAAACAACGGAACCGCATCGTTTTTAGATACACTTTCTGTTGAAGAACCTCTTGAAATAAGGCTTTCTTATGGTTCTAATTCAGAGAGAATCCTAAAGAATATTTCGGTTACCATGCGAACTCCGGGCAATGATATTGATCTCGCGATTGGTTTTCTGTTTACAGAAGGAATTATTACTTCTTTTGAAGATATTCAAGATGCTTCTGCAATAAAAATGAATTGTCTGTCACAAAAACAAAACATTGTTCAGGTCGATCTTAAAGAAGGTTTTACTCCAAATTTGATGCAGACAGATCGAAATTTCTACACTACTTCAAGTTGTGGGGTGTGCGGAAAAAGTTCGATTCAATCTATAAAAACGGTAAGCCCATTTGGAAATTTAATAAGACCGAAAATCCAGATTAATGCAACTGTTTTTTATCAATTACCCGAAAAATTAAGAATAGCTCAAAGCGATTTTGAATCTACTGGCGGTCTTCATGCATCAGGACTTTTTAATATTCAAGGCGATTTGATTCTTTTAACTGAAGATGTTGGAAGACATAATGCATTAGACAAATTGATTGGAAGATCTCTTGTAAATCAATCACTCCCATTAAATGAACATATTTTGCTTCTAAGCGGAAGAGCAAGTTTTGAGTTAATCCAAAAAGCGGCAATGGCAGGAATTTCTATCATTGCTTCTATTGGTGCTCCATCAAGTTTGGCCGTAGAACTTGCGGCAGAGTTTAATATTACACTTTTAGGATTTCTAAAAGAAAACCGATTGAATATATACAATTCATCGGAACAAACTGTAATCGTAACACAATAG
- a CDS encoding FdhF/YdeP family oxidoreductase — protein sequence MKKDQKQNTNDLTNKLPEAENPYQLSKLKLTKVEKWAAGVPAVMAAVSDLIEDKTVLRGGKALFKMNQMGGFDCSSCAWPDPDDDRSPLGEYCENGAKALAEEATTKKVDAAFFKENSVYSLSKLDDYQIGKMGRLTEPMYLPVNGTHYQPISWNEAFTKIASHLNALESPNEAAFYTSGRTSNEASFLYQLFAKEFGTNNMPDCSNMCHETSGTALKTTIGIGKGTVTLEDFYDTDVIVIIGQNPGTNAPRMLSALEKGKKNGAKIIAVNPLPEAGLMGFHNPQAIKGIIGSGGKLTDLFLPIKINGDMALLKAIELLLIELEKKNPGEVFDHEFIKDKTTGFENFEKQFENLDLDHLAFLSGVPKDLIIEAAEILAFKKRIIVCWGMGLTQQPNGVDMIREIVNILLIKGSIGKPGAGVCPVRGHSNVQGNRTMLIDEKPTNEQLDRLQNYFGFNPPRNHGYDVVGTIKAIHEEKVKFMFCMGGNFLSAAPDTNYTAEAFRKLKLLVCVSTKLNRGHLIHGKESLILPTLSRSDMDIVNNEVQIISTENSMGVVQSSKGVLKPISDQLINETQIVCRMAMTVLGEKSVINWKRYHDSYDDVREAIENCIPGFENYNNRVREKGGFYLPNAPRHGQFTAKESADRAAFTLTEIPDNELETDEYMMATTRTHDQFNTTIYGMDDRYRGIKNERRVIFMNQNDIDKAGFKAGDKVDLFNYNDGIERIAPLFLIVSYQIPERNTVTYFPETNVLVSVNNVVKESNMPASKYVKIKVKKHDPAIYEKIKHM from the coding sequence ATGAAGAAAGATCAAAAACAAAATACAAATGATTTAACCAATAAATTACCTGAAGCCGAAAATCCATACCAACTTTCGAAACTTAAATTAACAAAAGTAGAAAAATGGGCTGCCGGCGTTCCTGCAGTTATGGCCGCGGTAAGCGATCTTATAGAAGATAAAACAGTGCTAAGAGGTGGCAAGGCTTTGTTTAAAATGAATCAAATGGGCGGTTTTGACTGTTCCAGCTGCGCATGGCCAGATCCTGATGATGATCGGTCTCCTTTGGGAGAATATTGTGAAAACGGAGCAAAAGCCTTGGCTGAAGAAGCTACAACTAAAAAAGTTGATGCTGCTTTCTTTAAAGAAAACTCTGTTTACAGTCTTTCAAAATTAGACGATTACCAAATTGGAAAAATGGGAAGATTGACCGAACCGATGTATTTACCTGTTAACGGCACACATTATCAGCCCATAAGTTGGAATGAGGCTTTTACAAAAATTGCTTCACATTTAAACGCACTTGAATCTCCAAATGAAGCTGCTTTTTATACATCGGGAAGAACGAGTAACGAGGCTTCCTTCCTTTATCAGCTTTTTGCAAAAGAATTCGGAACCAACAATATGCCGGATTGTTCTAATATGTGCCACGAAACCTCTGGGACCGCTTTGAAAACTACAATCGGAATTGGAAAAGGAACGGTTACTTTAGAAGATTTTTATGACACCGATGTGATTGTGATAATTGGACAAAATCCAGGAACGAATGCTCCGAGAATGCTGAGTGCTTTAGAAAAAGGCAAAAAAAATGGCGCAAAAATTATTGCAGTTAATCCCTTACCTGAGGCTGGCTTAATGGGATTCCATAATCCGCAGGCTATAAAAGGTATAATTGGATCAGGCGGAAAACTTACAGATCTTTTTCTTCCGATAAAAATAAATGGTGATATGGCACTTTTAAAAGCTATTGAACTTTTGCTAATTGAATTGGAAAAGAAAAACCCAGGAGAAGTTTTTGATCATGAATTCATCAAAGACAAAACAACGGGTTTTGAAAATTTTGAGAAGCAGTTTGAAAATTTAGACTTGGATCATCTTGCCTTTCTATCTGGAGTTCCAAAAGATTTAATTATCGAAGCTGCAGAAATACTGGCCTTCAAAAAAAGAATTATTGTTTGCTGGGGAATGGGACTTACTCAGCAGCCAAATGGTGTTGACATGATTCGAGAGATTGTCAATATTTTATTGATTAAAGGAAGCATAGGAAAACCCGGCGCAGGAGTCTGTCCTGTTCGCGGACATAGCAATGTGCAGGGAAACCGAACCATGCTTATTGATGAAAAACCTACAAATGAACAATTAGATCGTCTTCAAAATTATTTTGGATTTAACCCGCCGAGAAATCATGGTTATGATGTAGTTGGAACGATAAAAGCCATTCACGAAGAGAAAGTGAAATTTATGTTCTGTATGGGCGGTAATTTTCTTTCGGCGGCACCAGATACGAATTATACCGCAGAAGCATTTCGAAAACTGAAACTGCTGGTTTGTGTATCTACAAAACTCAACAGAGGTCATTTGATACACGGAAAAGAATCTCTTATACTTCCTACGCTTTCCCGAAGCGATATGGATATTGTAAATAACGAAGTCCAGATTATCAGTACAGAAAACTCTATGGGCGTGGTACAATCTTCTAAAGGGGTGCTTAAACCTATTTCGGATCAATTGATAAACGAAACTCAAATTGTCTGCCGAATGGCGATGACAGTTCTTGGAGAAAAATCAGTTATCAACTGGAAGCGTTATCACGACAGTTATGATGATGTAAGAGAAGCTATCGAAAATTGCATTCCAGGTTTTGAAAACTACAATAATAGAGTTCGCGAAAAAGGCGGTTTTTATTTACCTAATGCTCCACGTCATGGTCAATTTACTGCTAAAGAATCTGCCGATCGTGCGGCATTTACTTTGACTGAAATTCCGGATAATGAATTGGAAACAGATGAATACATGATGGCCACAACTCGCACGCATGACCAGTTTAACACTACTATCTATGGTATGGATGACCGCTATAGGGGAATAAAAAATGAACGACGTGTTATTTTCATGAATCAAAATGATATTGACAAAGCAGGATTTAAAGCGGGAGATAAAGTAGATTTATTTAATTATAATGATGGCATTGAAAGAATTGCCCCTTTATTCCTTATCGTCTCTTACCAAATTCCAGAGCGAAATACGGTCACTTATTTTCCTGAAACAAATGTTTTGGTTTCTGTAAATAATGTGGTGAAAGAAAGCAATATGCCAGCTTCTAAATACGTGAAAATAAAAGTAAAAAAACACGATCCTGCTATTTATGAAAAGATAAAGCACATGTAA
- a CDS encoding alpha/beta fold hydrolase, producing the protein MSTITVKDGTEIYYKDWGKGQPIVFHHGWPLSSDDWDAQMMFFLKQGYRVIAHDRRGHGRSGQSSEGNNMETYAADIAELTTALDLKDAIHIGHSTGGGEVIRYAAKYGKGRVSKAIIISAVTPIMIKNEANPDGLPLSVFDEIREGTGFNRAQYFYDFPIPFYGWNREGKTIQEGIKHNWWRQGMMGSVLAHYEGIKAFSESDFTEDLKSLDIPVLVLHGEDDQIVPYNQAPKAAALLKNGKLISYPGFPHGMPTTEAETINKDILEFIKK; encoded by the coding sequence ATGAGTACAATTACAGTAAAAGACGGAACAGAAATTTATTATAAAGATTGGGGAAAAGGACAGCCTATCGTTTTTCACCACGGATGGCCTTTATCATCTGATGACTGGGATGCACAAATGATGTTTTTCTTAAAACAAGGATATAGAGTTATTGCTCATGACAGACGCGGACACGGTCGCTCTGGTCAAAGTTCAGAAGGGAACAACATGGAAACCTATGCTGCAGACATAGCAGAATTGACTACTGCACTTGACTTAAAAGATGCGATTCATATTGGCCACTCAACTGGCGGAGGCGAAGTAATTCGCTATGCAGCAAAATATGGAAAAGGACGTGTTTCAAAAGCAATTATTATTAGTGCTGTTACACCGATCATGATAAAAAATGAGGCAAATCCTGATGGTCTCCCGTTGTCTGTTTTTGACGAAATTAGAGAAGGAACCGGATTTAACAGAGCACAATATTTTTATGATTTCCCTATTCCTTTTTACGGATGGAACCGCGAAGGAAAAACAATTCAGGAAGGAATTAAGCACAACTGGTGGCGTCAGGGAATGATGGGTTCTGTACTGGCTCATTATGAAGGTATTAAAGCTTTCTCTGAATCTGATTTTACTGAAGATTTAAAAAGTTTAGATATACCAGTCTTAGTACTTCATGGAGAAGATGATCAAATCGTTCCATATAATCAGGCTCCTAAAGCTGCTGCTCTTTTGAAAAATGGAAAATTAATTTCTTATCCTGGATTTCCTCATGGCATGCCTACAACAGAGGCAGAAACCATCAATAAAGATATCTTAGAGTTTATTAAAAAATAA
- a CDS encoding alpha/beta fold hydrolase, whose protein sequence is MYNYSSKTSRVAEGLYHFQSCWNKAVTQNLPKVLPKINCSIHFFIGKKDFQTNHVIAEEYFKHLKAPKEKIFLFEDAGHSVFMEKPEEIQKIIIEQILDKN, encoded by the coding sequence GTGTATAACTATAGCTCAAAAACATCCAGAGTTGCTGAGGGTTTATATCACTTTCAGTCCTGCTGGAATAAAGCCGTAACTCAAAATCTCCCGAAAGTACTTCCAAAAATTAATTGTTCAATTCATTTTTTCATCGGGAAGAAAGATTTCCAGACCAACCATGTCATTGCAGAAGAATATTTTAAGCATCTCAAAGCGCCAAAGGAGAAAATATTCCTGTTTGAAGATGCTGGACATTCTGTATTTATGGAAAAGCCTGAAGAAATTCAAAAAATAATTATCGAACAAATCCTAGATAAAAATTAA
- a CDS encoding cold-shock protein yields the protein MQEGTVKFFNEEKGFGFITPNDGGNEIFVHASGLSENIRENDSVRYDIQEGRKGPNAVNVIIA from the coding sequence ATGCAAGAAGGTACAGTAAAATTTTTCAATGAGGAAAAAGGATTTGGATTTATAACTCCTAATGATGGAGGAAACGAAATTTTTGTCCATGCCTCAGGTCTATCAGAAAACATCCGTGAAAACGATTCAGTTCGATATGACATCCAAGAAGGCCGTAAAGGTCCAAACGCAGTAAACGTAATCATAGCATAA
- a CDS encoding threonine aldolase family protein, giving the protein MYSFKNDYSEGAHPDILKSLVENNFDQQNGYGDDDYSLKAKECLKEKMNNPDASIYFVSGGTQANLLVISALLRSHEAVISAETGHVFANETGAIELTGHKVISVPTQNGKLTAADIQNTFDSYQLRPHVVKPKMVYISNSTEIGTFYNKAELLELAEICRSLNLFLFMDGARLGHALTATDNDLTLSDVSNLTDVFYVGGTKNGALFGEAIVFKNSQVCSEFDYILKQRGALLAKGRVLGIQFYELFKEDLYFVLAEKANKYAVQIAEAIKEAGYEFLTQSGTNQIFPILPKTVIASLHEKFAFYVWKEIDESKAAVRLITSWATDQKHVDEIIEDIKKSSISE; this is encoded by the coding sequence ATGTACAGTTTTAAAAATGATTACTCTGAAGGGGCGCATCCAGATATTCTTAAAAGTCTGGTGGAGAATAATTTTGACCAGCAGAATGGATACGGGGATGATGATTATTCTTTAAAGGCTAAAGAATGCCTGAAAGAAAAAATGAATAATCCTGATGCGTCTATTTATTTTGTTTCTGGAGGAACCCAAGCAAACCTTCTTGTAATATCTGCTTTACTGCGTAGCCATGAAGCTGTCATCAGTGCTGAAACAGGACATGTTTTTGCCAATGAAACTGGGGCAATCGAACTCACCGGCCATAAGGTAATTTCAGTTCCAACACAGAATGGTAAATTAACAGCCGCTGATATTCAGAATACTTTTGACTCTTATCAGCTGAGGCCTCATGTGGTTAAGCCCAAAATGGTCTATATCTCCAATTCCACAGAAATAGGAACTTTTTATAACAAGGCGGAGCTTTTAGAACTTGCAGAGATATGCAGGTCGCTTAACTTATTTCTTTTTATGGATGGTGCTAGGCTTGGCCATGCGCTTACTGCTACAGATAATGATCTTACCTTATCTGATGTTTCGAATCTTACCGATGTGTTTTATGTAGGAGGCACAAAAAACGGCGCTCTTTTTGGTGAAGCTATTGTATTTAAGAATTCACAAGTGTGCAGTGAATTTGATTATATCCTCAAGCAGCGCGGTGCGCTTCTAGCAAAAGGAAGGGTGTTGGGAATCCAGTTCTATGAGCTCTTTAAGGAAGATTTGTATTTTGTTCTGGCAGAAAAAGCCAATAAATATGCTGTGCAGATTGCCGAAGCGATTAAAGAGGCTGGTTATGAGTTTTTAACGCAATCTGGTACCAACCAGATTTTTCCGATTTTGCCCAAAACTGTGATCGCCTCGCTACATGAAAAGTTTGCATTTTATGTCTGGAAAGAGATTGACGAGAGCAAGGCAGCAGTACGTTTAATCACTTCTTGGGCAACGGATCAGAAACATGTGGATGAAATTATAGAGGATATTAAAAAGAGCAGTATTTCGGAATAG
- a CDS encoding rod shape-determining protein, whose translation MGLFDFMIVEIAMDLGTANTLIIHGGKIVVDSPSIVARDIRNGKIIAVGKEASLMQGKTHENIKTIRPLKDGVIADFDASEKMISWFISNIPEIKKNLFKPALRMVVCIPSGITEVEMRAVKESCERVNGKEVFLIHEPMAAAIGMGLDVMQPKGNIIVDIGGGTTEIAVVALGGIICDKSIKIAGDVFTGDILYYMRTHHNLYIGEATAEQIKIEVGAAIEALEDAPADMMVRGRDLLTGKPKEVQITSREIARALDKSILRIEDAIMVTLSVTPPELAADIYNTGLYLAGGGAMLRGLDKRISQKTDLPVYIAEDPLRAVVRGTGIVLKNIDKYKSVLVK comes from the coding sequence ATGGGTTTATTTGATTTTATGATAGTGGAAATCGCTATGGATTTGGGAACTGCCAACACTTTAATAATTCACGGAGGAAAGATTGTCGTAGACAGTCCTTCAATAGTGGCAAGAGATATCAGGAACGGAAAAATAATTGCTGTGGGTAAGGAAGCCAGTTTAATGCAGGGCAAGACCCACGAGAATATTAAAACTATCCGGCCGCTTAAGGATGGGGTCATTGCGGATTTCGATGCTTCGGAAAAAATGATCAGCTGGTTTATCAGTAATATACCTGAGATAAAGAAAAATCTTTTTAAGCCCGCACTGCGTATGGTGGTCTGTATTCCAAGCGGCATTACGGAAGTTGAAATGAGAGCCGTAAAAGAGTCTTGCGAAAGGGTGAACGGCAAAGAAGTCTTCTTAATTCATGAGCCGATGGCGGCGGCTATAGGAATGGGTCTCGATGTCATGCAGCCCAAGGGGAACATCATTGTGGATATCGGCGGAGGCACTACAGAAATTGCTGTAGTTGCGCTTGGAGGAATCATCTGCGATAAATCCATAAAAATTGCGGGAGATGTTTTTACCGGAGATATACTCTATTATATGCGAACGCATCATAATCTCTATATAGGTGAAGCCACCGCAGAGCAGATAAAAATAGAAGTGGGCGCAGCAATTGAAGCGCTTGAAGATGCTCCAGCTGATATGATGGTGCGCGGAAGGGATCTGCTTACCGGAAAGCCCAAAGAGGTGCAGATCACTTCAAGAGAAATTGCAAGAGCTTTAGACAAATCAATACTGCGGATTGAAGATGCCATTATGGTAACGCTTTCAGTGACGCCTCCTGAGCTGGCAGCAGATATTTATAACACAGGACTGTATCTTGCAGGCGGAGGAGCAATGCTGCGCGGTCTTGATAAAAGAATTTCCCAGAAAACAGACCTGCCGGTCTATATTGCAGAAGATCCCCTGCGTGCAGTGGTAAGAGGCACGGGGATCGTTTTGAAAAATATTGACAAATATAAAAGCGTACTGGTTAAATAG